A genome region from Gadus chalcogrammus isolate NIFS_2021 chromosome 7, NIFS_Gcha_1.0, whole genome shotgun sequence includes the following:
- the LOC130386506 gene encoding potassium channel subfamily K member 4, translating to MRCSTLLGILTGVLLYLVLGAVVFRTLEAPQEEGQHIHLQDTRRDFLFNFTCVSPDSLQALIEEVADAVGAGVDTSINASSFTSQWDLASAFFFSGTIITTIGFGNISPKTEGGQLFCICYALVGIPMFGFLLVGVGDHLGTGLRKVILKIETLFLKWRVSPTIVRVISAVLSILLGVVLFVAVPIFVFQEVEGWTLLESAYFVVITLTTVGFGDYVAGDSGMEGSDTWYKPLVWFWILVGLAYFASILTMIGNWLRVLSKKTRAEMEELRAHASNLTQNIQNMSVDFRIPGKGLEDPFKRHRKKRRRGGKGGHSTSANGAPGGPGGPDAQGPDGSGSESESGSGSSSSYTSNESESGSGSGSDADAASQATQTDHVADARDAEPEQSFPDALFSQPLDYFGENLAFIDESSDAQSGKLHLDPLLDPALPEKRGRSRQPKRRRPRRPAPQGRRGSARTSPPSSDQRPDGGPPRPPGTQVPC from the exons ATGCGCTGCTCCACCCTCCTCGGTATCCTGACGGGGGTGCTGCTGTACCTGGTGCTGGGGGCCGTGGTGTTCCGCACCCTGGAGGCCCCCCAGGAGGAAGGCCAGCACATCCACCTGCAGGACACACGCCGCGACTTCCTCTTCAACTTCACCTGCGTCAGCCCCGACAGCCTGCAGGCGCTCATCGAG GAGGTGGCCGATGCGGTGGGCGCCGGTGTGGACACCAGTATCAACGCCAGCAGCTTCACCAGCCAGTGGGACCTGGCCAGCGCATTCTTCTTCTCTGGAACCATCATCACGACCATTG GGTTTGGGAACATCTCCCCCAAGACGGAGGGCGGCCAGCTGTTCTGTATCTGCTACGCGCTGGTTGGCATCCCCATGTTTGGTTTCCTGCTGGTGGGCGTGGGCGATCACCTCGGTACGGGTCTGAGGAAGGTCATTCTCAAAATAGAGACTCTCTTCTTG AAGTGGCGCGTCAGCCCCACCATCGTGAGGGTCATCTCCGCCGTGCTGTCCATCCTGCTGGGTGTGGTGCTCTTCGTGGCCGTGCCCATCTTCGTGTtccaggaggtggagggatggaCTCTCCTGGAGTCGGCCTACTTCGTGGTCATCACCTTGACCACGGTCGGCTTCGGCGACTACGTGGCCG GGGACTCTGGGATGGAGGGCAGTGACACCTGGTACAAGCCCCTAGTGTGGTTCTGGATCCTGGTCGGCCTGGCCTACTTCGCCTCCATCCTCACCATGATCGGGAACTGGCTCCGGGTGCTGTCCAAGAAGACCCGGGCAGAG atgGAGGAGCTGCGGGCCCACGCCTCCAACCTGACGCAGAACATCCAGAACATGTCCGTGGACTTCCGCATCCCGGGCAAGGGGCTGGAGGACCCCTTCAAGCGCCACCGCAAGAAGCGCCGCCGCGGAGGGAAGGGGGGCCACAGCACCTCGGCCaacggggccccggggggcccggggggcccGGACGCCCAGGGCCCCGACGGGTCCGGCTCGGAGTCAGAGTCCGGCTCCGGGTCCTCCTCGTCCTACACGTCCAACGAGTCCgagtcgggctcgggctcggggtCGGACGCGGACGCGGCGTCCCAGGCCACGCAGACGGACCATGTGGCCGACGCCCGCGACGCCGAGCCCGAGCAGAGCTTCCCCGACGCGCTCTTCTCCCAGCCGCTGGACTACTTCGGGGAGAACCTGGCCTTCATCGACGAATCCTCCGACGCGCAGAGCGGGAAGCTGCACCTGGACCCCCTGCTGGACCCCGCCCTGCCCGAGAAGAGGGGCCGGTCCCGCCAGCCCAAGAGACGGCGCCCGAGGAGACCGGCTCcccaggggaggaggggcagcGCCAGGACCTCCCCGCCCAGCTCCGACCAGAGGCCCGACGGGGGGCCGCCGCGCCCGCCGGGGACGCAGGTCCCCTGTTGA